The following are encoded together in the Cynocephalus volans isolate mCynVol1 chromosome 4, mCynVol1.pri, whole genome shotgun sequence genome:
- the TH gene encoding tyrosine 3-monooxygenase isoform X2 — translation MPTPNAAMPQAKGFRRAVSELDAKQAEAIMSPRFVGRRQSLIEDARKEREAAVAAAAAAASAEPGDPLEAVAFEERDGKAVVNLLFSLRGTRPSSLSRAVKVFETFEAQIHHLETRPAQRPRAGVPSLEYFVRCEVPRGDLAALLSSVRRVSEDVRSAGEDKVPWFPRKVSELDKCHHLVTKFDPDLDLDHPGFSDQVYRQRRKQIAEIAFHYKHGDPIPRVEYTTEEIATWKEVYTTLKGLYATHACREHLEAFGLLERFSGYREDNIPQLEDVSRFLKERTGFQLRPVAGLLSARDFLASLAFRVFQCTQYIRHASSPMHSPEPDCCHELLGHVPMLADRTFAQFSQDIGLASLGASDEEIEKLSTLYWFTVEFGLCKQDGEVKAYGAGLLSSYGELLHSLSEEPEIRAFDPEAAALQPYQDQTYQSVYFVSESFSDAKDKLRSYAAHIQRPFSVKFDPYTLAIDVLDGPHAIRRSLEGVQDELHTLTHALSAIG, via the exons TCCCCGCGGTTCGTCGGGCGGCGGCAGAGCCTCATCGAGGATGCCCGCAAGGAGCGGGAGGCAGCGGTGGCCGCGGCGGCCGCGGCAGCCTCTGCAGAGCCCGGGGACCCCCTGGAGGCGGTGGCGTTCGAGGAGAGGGACGGGAAGGCCGTGGTGAACCTGCTCTTCTCCCTGCGGGGCACCAGGCCCTCCTCGCTGTCTCGTGCCGTGAAGGTGTTTGAG ACATTTGAAGCCCAAATCCACCACCTGGAGACGCGGCCCGCCCAGAGGCCGCGGGCGGGGGTCCCCTCCCTGGAGTACTTCGTGCGCTGTGAGGTGCCCCGCGGGGACCTGGCCGCCCTGCTCAGCTCTGTGCGCCGCGTGTCTGAGGACGTGCGCAGTGCAGGGGAGGACAAGG TCCCCTGGTTCCCAAGAAAAGTGTCAGAGCTGGACAAGTGTCACCACCTGGTCACTAAGTTTGACCCTGACCTGGATTTGGACCACCCG GGCTTCTCAGACCAGGTGTACCGCCAGCGCAGGAAGCAGATTGCCGAAATAGCCTTCCACTACAAGCA CGGTGACCCGATTCCCCGTGTGGAGTACACCACTGAGGAGATTGCCACCTG GAAGGAGGTCTACACCACGCTGAAGGGCCTCTATGCCACCCACGCCTGCCGGGAGCACCTGGAGGCTTTTGGGCTGCTGGAGCGCTTCAGCGGCTACCGGGAGGACAATATCCCCCAGCTGGAGGACGTCTCCCGCTTCCTGAAGG AGCGGACAGGCTTCCAGCTGCGGCCCGTGGCCGGCCTGCTGTCTGCCCGGGACTTCCTGGCCAGCCTGGCCTTCCGCGTGTTCCAGTGCACCCAGTACATCCGCCATGCGTCCTCGCCCATGCACTCGCCCGAGCC GGACTGCTGCCACGAGCTGCTGGGGCACGTGCCCATGCTGGCTGACCGCACCTTCGCCCAGTTCTCCCAG GACATCGGTCTTGCATCTCTGGGGGCCTCAGACGAGGAAATTGAGAAGCTGTCCACA CTGTACTGGTTCACGGTGGAGTTTGGGCTGTGCAAGCAGGACGGGGAGGTGAAGGCATATGGCGCCGGGCTCCTGTCCTCCTACGGGGAGCTCCTG CACTCTCTGTCAGAGGAGCCCGAGATCCGGGCCTTTGACCCCGAGGCTGCGGCCCTGCAGCCCTACCAAGACCAGACCTACCAGTCCGTCTACTTCGTGTCCGAGAGCTTCAGTGATGCCAAGGACAAGCTCAG AAGCTACGCCGCGCACATCCAGCGCCCCTTCTCTGTGAAGTTCGACCCGTACACGCTGGCTATCGACGTGCTGGACGGTCCCCACGCCATCCGGCGCTCCCTGGAGGGCGTACAGGACGAGTTGCACACCCTGACCCATGCTCTGAGTGCTATTGGCTAG